The following are from one region of the Salvelinus alpinus chromosome 16, SLU_Salpinus.1, whole genome shotgun sequence genome:
- the LOC139540953 gene encoding myocyte-specific enhancer factor 2B-like, which translates to MGRKKIQISRILDQRNRQVTFTKRKFGLMKKAYELSVLCDCEIALIIFNSTNRLFQYASTDMDKVLLKYTEYSEPHESRTNTDILETLRRKGLGLGLDGTELLDTEEPMQVAAEKYGPHSEGMDLSLARQRYYATSLNSPEAQFLVSTGCENGYPNSSNPSPSSHRPLAFKPLGPRPGSASPAGPHCHAAFMSPHSGIGNSMFSHGNLSRPLEMKTPPPLNLGSENRRTESHPGMGGTRANFSSSRGLLYPGMHPGNHMLAMGKTGLLSHGLGGYSLSSAGPSDYSHPGFSHAVSLQRGTVNPWQTAQPQEQHVPHLSPAMSSGGCSFPSQSSTPTPPHPSLNLSIKSERSSPEHICSPTSPPVRNLRQHSPMSTSNSAHHTPQEPYPANEREDFPKGGVPYPAQHGAEEKGGLPLRQLEISDGWQR; encoded by the exons ATGGGaaggaaaaaaatacaaatctCTCGTATCCTAGACCAGCGGAATCGACAG GTGACATTCACCAAGCGTAAGTTTGGCCTGATGAAGAAAGCGTATGAGCTGAGTGTTCTGTGTGACTGTGAGATCGCCCTCATCATCTTCAACAGCACCAACCGTCTATTCCAGTACGCCAGCACTGACATGGACAAGGTCCTGCTCAAGTACACAGAGTACAGCGAGCCTCACGAGAGCAGGaccaacacagacatactggAG ACTCTGCGGAGGAAGGGCCTGGGCCTGGGCCTGGACGGGACAGAGCTGCTGGACACGGAGGAACCCATGCAGGTGGCAGCAGAGAAGTATGGCCCACACAGCGAGGGCATGGACCTCTCCCTGGCCCGCCAGCGCTACTAC GCCACCTCCTTGAACTCACCAGAGGCCCAGTTcctggtgtctactggctgtgaGAATGGATACCCCAACTCCTCCAACCCCAGCCCGAGCTCCCACAGACCCCTGGCCTTCAAGCCCCTGGGCCCCAGACCAGGCTCAGCCAGCCCTGCAGGGCCCCACTGCCATGCTGCCTTCATGTCCCCACACTCAG GTATTGGCAACTCTATGTTCTCCCATGGCAACCTGAGCCGGCCCTTGGAGATGAAGACTCCTCCCCCTTTGAATCTGGGCAGTGAGAACCGGCGGACAGAGAGCCACCCTGGCATGGGTGGCACACGCGCCAACTTTAGCAGTTCT AGAGGCCTACTGTACCCGGGCATGCACCCAGGGAACCACATGCTGGCAATGGGGAAGACAGGTCTGCTGAGCCATGGTCTGGGGGGCTACAGCCTCTCCTCTGCTGGACCATCTG aCTACAGTCACCCAGGTTTCTCCCATGCTGTGAGTCTACAGCGTGGGACAGTGAACCCATGGCAGACAGCACAACCACAGGAGCAGCATGTGCCTCACCTCAGCCCAGC GATGTCCAGTGGAGGGTGCTCTTTTCCTTCTCAGTCCTCAAcccccacccctcctcacccctccctcaacCTCAGCATCAAATCGGAGCGCTCCTCCCCGGAGCACATCTGCTCCCCGACCTCTCCGCCCGTGCGCAACTTGAGGCAGCACTCTCCAATGAGCACCTCCAATTCCGCTCACCACACCCCCCAAGAGCCCTACCCAGCCAATGAGAGAGAGGATTTCCCCAAAGGAGGTGTTCCTTACCCGGCTCAGCACGGggcagaggagaaaggagggcTGCCCCTGAGGCAATTAGAAATCAGCGATGGGTGGCAGAGATAG